In Tachysurus vachellii isolate PV-2020 chromosome 10, HZAU_Pvac_v1, whole genome shotgun sequence, the following proteins share a genomic window:
- the acp7 gene encoding acid phosphatase type 7 translates to MRKMTVLHLFLFCGLLSLASCVPPIFSQPEQVHISYPGVEGSMVITWTTFDYTESVVEYGLWGGKLFSHTAKGNSTLFVDGGPEKRKMYVHKVTLPELRPGDKYVYHCGSEEGWSDILFFTALNDATSFSPRFVLFGDMGNENPQSLARLQKETQAGMYDVILHIGDFAYDMHEDNGRIGDEFMRQIESIAAYVPYMTCPGNHEWAYNFSHYKVRFSMPGETESLWYSWNIGSAHIISFSTEVYFYLEYGLDLLFKQYEWLEKDLKEANKPENRAARPWIITMAHRPMYCSNDDKDDCTKFESYVRRGRSDTKPTAPGLEDLFYQYGVDLELWAHEHTYERLWPVYNYKVFNGSIDKPYVNPKAPVHIITGSAGCREKHDGFIPKPRDWSAFRSTDYGYTRMHLINSTHIYLEQVSDDQSGKIIDSFTLIKEVHGPEAWL, encoded by the exons ATGAGAAAGATGACTGTACTGcatcttttccttttttgtggCCTGCTTTCTCTGGCCTCCTGCGTGCCACCTATCTTTTCCCAGCCTGAGCAGGTGCACATTTCCTACCCAG GTGTAGAAGGTTCAATGGTGATCACTTGGACAACTTTTGACTACACAGAGAGTGTGGTGGAATATGGACTGTGGGGTGGGAAGCTCTTCAGTCATACCGCTAAGGGAAACTCTACTTTGTTTGTTGATGGAGGCCCAGAGAAGCGTAAAATGTACGTTCACAAAGTCACATTGCCAGAACTCAGACCTGGGGACAAATATG TCTACCACTGTGGTAGTGAGGAGGGCTGGAGTGATATTCTCTTCTTTACTGCTCTGAATGATGCCACGAGTTTTAGCCCTAGATTTGTTCTGTTTGGTGACATGGGCAATGAAAACCCTCAGTCACTTGCCAGACTTCAGAAAGAAACACAGGCTGGGATGTATGATGTTATCCTGCACATTG GAGACTTTGCGTATGATATGCATGAG GACAATGGCAGAATTGGGGATGAGTTTATGAGACAAATAGAGTCCATTGCTGCCTATGTGCCGTATATGACCTGTCCTGGTAATCACGAATGGGCCTA CAATTTCTCACACTATAAGGTCCGCTTCAGTATGCCAGGGGAAACTGAGAGCTTGTGGTACAG CTGGAACATTGGTTCAGCACACATCATCTCGTTCTCCACCGAGGTTTACTTCTACCTCGAATATGGCCTAGATCTCCTCTTTAAACAGTACGAGTGGCTAGAGAAAGACCTGAAG GAAGCCAACAAACCAGAGAACAGGGCTGCAAGACCCTGGATAATCACCATGGCACACAGACCTATGTACTGCTCCAATGATGATAAAGATGACTGCACCAAGTTTGAAAGCTAT gtaCGGCGTGGACGCAGTGACACAAAGCCAACAGCCCCTGGCCTGGAGGATTTATTCTATCAGTACG GAGTGGATCTAGAGCTTTGGGCACATGAACATACCTACGAGAGACTTTGGCCTGTGTATAATTATAAG GTATTTAATGGAAGCATTGACAAGCCATATGTGAATCCTAAAGCACCCGTGCATATTATTACTGGCTCAGCT GGGTGTCGAGAAAAACATGATGGTTTCATTCCCAAGCCTCGAGATTGGAGTGCCTTCAGAAGCACTGATTATGGCTACACACGAATGCACCTCATTAACTCAACACACATCTACCTGGAACAGGTCTCTGATGACCag TCTGGAAAAATTATAGACAGCTTCACACTGATAAAGGAAGTTCATGGGCCTGAGGCTTGGCTCTGA